From the Bacteriovorax sp. Seq25_V genome, one window contains:
- a CDS encoding Rne/Rng family ribonuclease: MSKDLIINKTLNEWRAVLVENGEILDYLLEREKDSSVNHPRVGNIYKGKVLRVLPGMQSAFVDIGFEKAAFLYVDDAYMPTLDEQREMAQKAEAQRKEQSIRGKIIPDELSTFTDAVDMRLRPDSATIESFLKEGDEIIVQVAKEPISTKGPRVTRHVTLPGRYVVYMPYIEHTGVSRRIENDEERDRLKDILDTIRPEGKGIIARTAAEGSSYKILKNDYDMLVRIWKEVQKRFEKQNAPFVCYEDLTFIQRVLRDITDEDVDDIIIDTKEGVKEIEKFTLKYLPELKGNARFYDETTPIFEKYGIDVEIERGLSNKVYLRSGGSLNIDQTEALVSIDVNTGKFVGRKTLEETILRTNLEAVKEIAYQLRLRNCGGIIIIDFIDMEKEENRQAVYDTLVEALKKDRAKTKVLPISDLGLVEMTRKRTRDTLTRILCEPCHYCEGTGRVKTVLTVCYELVRELNKTLKNAPANAKKISIFAHPEVTARLCGEDLDLIDTLEEAYGVTLQIRSENSYHVEQFEIFG, from the coding sequence ATGTCAAAAGATCTGATTATTAACAAGACCCTCAACGAGTGGAGAGCGGTTCTTGTTGAGAATGGTGAGATCTTGGATTACCTTCTTGAACGAGAGAAAGATAGTTCAGTTAATCACCCAAGAGTAGGAAATATCTATAAAGGTAAGGTCCTAAGAGTTCTTCCGGGAATGCAATCAGCATTCGTAGATATTGGTTTTGAAAAGGCCGCTTTCCTTTACGTTGATGATGCTTATATGCCAACACTAGATGAGCAACGTGAGATGGCACAGAAGGCCGAGGCCCAAAGAAAAGAACAAAGTATTCGTGGAAAAATAATTCCAGATGAACTTAGTACTTTTACAGATGCTGTTGATATGAGACTTCGCCCTGATTCTGCAACAATTGAATCATTTCTTAAAGAGGGTGATGAAATTATTGTTCAGGTAGCAAAAGAACCAATTTCAACTAAAGGACCAAGAGTTACAAGACATGTTACTCTGCCTGGCCGCTATGTTGTCTACATGCCATATATTGAGCATACCGGTGTTTCTCGTCGTATTGAAAATGATGAGGAAAGAGATCGCCTAAAAGATATTCTTGATACAATCCGCCCAGAAGGGAAGGGGATTATTGCAAGAACAGCTGCTGAGGGAAGTAGCTACAAAATCTTAAAAAATGATTACGATATGCTCGTAAGAATTTGGAAAGAAGTTCAAAAAAGATTTGAAAAACAAAATGCACCTTTTGTCTGTTATGAAGATTTAACTTTTATCCAAAGGGTTCTTAGAGATATTACAGATGAAGATGTGGATGATATTATCATCGACACAAAAGAAGGTGTGAAAGAGATCGAAAAGTTTACTCTTAAATATCTTCCTGAACTTAAAGGTAATGCTCGTTTCTATGATGAGACAACACCAATTTTTGAAAAGTACGGAATTGATGTTGAGATAGAAAGAGGACTAAGTAATAAAGTTTACCTTCGTTCTGGTGGATCTTTAAATATTGATCAAACTGAAGCCCTTGTTTCAATTGATGTTAACACAGGAAAGTTTGTTGGTAGAAAAACTCTCGAGGAGACAATTCTAAGAACAAATCTAGAGGCAGTAAAAGAAATCGCTTATCAATTAAGACTTAGAAATTGTGGTGGTATTATCATTATCGATTTTATCGATATGGAAAAAGAAGAAAATCGTCAGGCGGTTTACGATACGTTAGTTGAGGCGTTGAAAAAAGATAGAGCAAAAACAAAAGTTCTTCCAATTTCTGACCTTGGTCTTGTTGAAATGACAAGAAAGAGAACAAGGGATACTCTAACAAGAATCCTATGTGAACCTTGCCATTACTGTGAAGGGACGGGGAGAGTCAAAACTGTTCTTACTGTTTGTTATGAATTAGTGAGAGAGTTGAATAAGACACTTAAGAATGCTCCTGCTAATGCAAAAAAGATTTCTATTTTTGCTCACCCGGAAGTTACTGCAAGACTATGTGGTGAAGATCTTGATCTTATCGATACTCTTGAAGAGGCGTATGGAGTTACACTTCAAATTCGCTCCGAAAATTCATATCACGTCGAGCAGTTCGAGATTTTCGGCTAG